GCTCCCGCTGAGGAGACACCATAGGTGCCACCTTCTTCTTCCCGAACCTTTTCGGTGTAGACGATGTCGAGAATCTGGTCGAACATGCTCATCAGGATCTGGTTCTTCATGTTACGCTCCATGTTGCCGGTAACAGCATTGAAGACAGAAGCCTTCGGGTTCTGCATCTCCCGATTGAAAACATTCTCTGTTTTGCCCTCGTTGAATGACATTGGCACCTTGATAAACTCACCCTTCACTGCATCACCCGGCAGCGAGGCCAGATACTGTTCCACAACGGGACGAACTTTTTCGGCATCTACATTGCCAACAAAGGTGAAGGTGAAGCTACCCGGATTGCGGAACTGCTGTTTGAACATTTCCATGATACGGTCGTAATCAACCTTGGCGAGATCAGATAACTTGATTCTGTTTGTCAGCGGGTTGTTGCCGTAGATGGCATGGTTGATGCTGTCACTGAAGGCCACCATCGGTTCTGCCTCCTGGTTTTTGAGCTGTGTCTCCATCCGCTGAATGAAAGACTTGAAGGCATCAGCGTCTTTACGCGGTGCAGTGAAGTAGAGGTAAACCAACTGCAGCATGGTTTCGAAATCTTTGATGGATGAAGAACCGTTGAAGTCCTGCGTGGTAAGGCTGATGCTGGGACGCACTGTCGCTGTTTTACCGGCCAGCACCTTCGGCAGATCGGTGGCACTGAAATTACCCACACCGCCAAGGTTCATCACGGAGCCCATGATACGGCTGTTGATGGGGTCCTGTACCGCATATTGGGAGTATCCCCCCGTGCTGGTAGCAGTCATCAATATTTCATCATCCTTGAAGTCGGTGTTCTTCAGGATCACTTTTATACCGTTCTGCAGGGTCCAGATGGTGGCATCCATCGCTTCGTTTTGTTCTTCTTTCACTATCTTACCGGGTGTGGGAGGCGTGGCGATCAACGGTTCATCAATCACCTGTTCCGCGTATGCTTCAATCTCTTCCGCTTTCACGCTGCTAACCACCGCGAGCAATTCTTCTTCAGAGGGGTATGACAGTCCCTCCTTCTCCGGACCCGTGACGGCAATCACGATGTTTTCATCGGTGATCAGCTGCTGCAGGGTCATGTTGATTGCTTCCACAGGGATGTTGGGGACGAGTGCCTGCATGAACTGGTATTCGAATTCGATGCCCGGTATTGGCTCCCCATCAGTGAATGCGCGCACGTACTCTTGAGAGTAGGAGGAGTTTCGTTGTTTGTCGCGGTTGTTATAGCTGTTTTCGATGCTTTTGAGGATGTTGGTGCGAGCCACTTCATATTCAGAAGCAGTGAAGCCAAATTTCTTCACCCTTTCAGTCTCGCGTATCATCGCTGCCAGCGCGTCGTCAATCTTATCCTCCGCACTCTGGGCCACAACCGTCCAGGCGTCCTTCGTCTTGGCTACGAAATAGTCATCGTCGTAGGCATAGGCCGTTGTGAAGGGTGCATCAGGCTTCTGCGTGATCTCCTCGAAACGCTGGTTCATCATGGAGGATGCAGCATTCAGAAGATAGGTGGTAATGTAGCCCATTTGTGTGTTCTTCAGCTCTTCGGGCAGCGGGTCATGCTTGTAGAAAAGCATTAGCTGTGTGCTCCTTGCTTCCTTGTCGGTTGCAAAAGCCACCAGGGGTTCCTTGTTGTCCGGAACGGGGAAGTAGACCCTTTCAGCTCTCTCTTCCTCCAGCTTGATGGGTGAAAAGAGTGCCTTTACCTTCTGCTCCATCTCATCCAGATCGAAATCACCCACAACGATGATCCCCTGAAGATCGGGACGATACCATTTGTGGTAGTAGGCACGTATCTCCTCCGGCTTGAAGTTGTTGATCACGTCGATGCTGCCTATGGGCATTCGGTTGGCATACTTGCTGTCGGGGTACATCTTTGGTAAAAGCTGATCCCACAACCGTTGCTGTGCACCCCCGCGGGTGCGCCACTCTTCGCGGATCACTCCCCGTTCATTTTCCAGCTCTTCCTCTTCCAGCGCGATGGCACTCGACCAGTCGTGAAGCACCAAAAGGGCTGAGTCCACCAGGTTCTGGTTGTTGGTAGGGATGTCGGAGATGTAGTAAACCGTTTCATCGAACGAGGTGTAGGCGTTGATGTTGGTCCCGAACTTGATGCCGTTGTCCTGCAAGTAGTTGAGCATCGCCTTGCCGGGGAAGTTCTTGGTGCCGTTGAAGGCCATGTGTTCCAGGAAGTGTGCCAGACCTGCCTGGCTGTCTTCCTCCTGCATGGAGCCCACTTTCTGTGCGATGTAGAAATCGGCTCTGTTTTCCGGTTGCCCGTTATGCCGGATGTAATAGGTCAGCCCATTCTCCAGCTTTCCTGTTCTCACCTCCGGATCCACAGGAAGGGGAGGATTCTGTTGTGCCGTGGCCGCAAACGTTGCGACAAGCAGCAGCAAGGTAAAAATTCTTCTCATGTTACTTTTTTTTAAAAAATTGATTCTTGTTGAATAGGTGATACACTCATTTTTTGTAGTGAGTTTATTCGCTAAATACGATCTAACACAATTTTAATCAGTTCTTCGGTAGATCCCTTGTAGTTGGCATTCGATTCAAGTGCCACGCGGTTTGCGATGATGGCACAAACCGTCATCGCCTTGTGACCCATCATCTTGCCCAGGCCGGCGACTGCGGAGCTCTCCATCTCGTAGTTGGTGATGCAATGATCCCCGAAACGGAAGGACTCAATCTTCGCATTCAGGTCCGGATCTGCCAACGGCAGACGTACATGCCTTCCTTGTGGACCGTAGAAACCAATTGCTGAGATGGTGACTCCACGGATCATGTCATGACCGATGCGTTCCACCAGCTCTTCGTCAGCACTTACCACATAGGGGGAGCAATGAAAGGGCGACCAGTTGACATGCTTCTGGAAAGCCTCCTCGAAATCCTCTTCCCGTATGGTGTGAGCGTTGGCATAATAGTGAATCAACCCGTCGAAACCGATTGACTTCTCCGAGATGACGTAGGATCCCACGGGACAGTGGGGCTGCATACCTCCCGAAGTGCCCACGCGGACCATTGTGAGTTGTCGGAACTCCTCCTTCACCATGCGGGTGTTAAAGTCGACGTTGGCCAGCGCATCCAGTTCGGTAAGCACGATGTCGATGTTGTCGGTGCCAATGCCGTGCGAGAGTGCCGTGATTCTTTTACCCTTGTAGGTCCCGGTGACGGTATGA
This genomic window from Dysgonomonadaceae bacterium zrk40 contains:
- a CDS encoding insulinase family protein, whose amino-acid sequence is MRRIFTLLLLVATFAATAQQNPPLPVDPEVRTGKLENGLTYYIRHNGQPENRADFYIAQKVGSMQEEDSQAGLAHFLEHMAFNGTKNFPGKAMLNYLQDNGIKFGTNINAYTSFDETVYYISDIPTNNQNLVDSALLVLHDWSSAIALEEEELENERGVIREEWRTRGGAQQRLWDQLLPKMYPDSKYANRMPIGSIDVINNFKPEEIRAYYHKWYRPDLQGIIVVGDFDLDEMEQKVKALFSPIKLEEERAERVYFPVPDNKEPLVAFATDKEARSTQLMLFYKHDPLPEELKNTQMGYITTYLLNAASSMMNQRFEEITQKPDAPFTTAYAYDDDYFVAKTKDAWTVVAQSAEDKIDDALAAMIRETERVKKFGFTASEYEVARTNILKSIENSYNNRDKQRNSSYSQEYVRAFTDGEPIPGIEFEYQFMQALVPNIPVEAINMTLQQLITDENIVIAVTGPEKEGLSYPSEEELLAVVSSVKAEEIEAYAEQVIDEPLIATPPTPGKIVKEEQNEAMDATIWTLQNGIKVILKNTDFKDDEILMTATSTGGYSQYAVQDPINSRIMGSVMNLGGVGNFSATDLPKVLAGKTATVRPSISLTTQDFNGSSSIKDFETMLQLVYLYFTAPRKDADAFKSFIQRMETQLKNQEAEPMVAFSDSINHAIYGNNPLTNRIKLSDLAKVDYDRIMEMFKQQFRNPGSFTFTFVGNVDAEKVRPVVEQYLASLPGDAVKGEFIKVPMSFNEGKTENVFNREMQNPKASVFNAVTGNMERNMKNQILMSMFDQILDIVYTEKVREEEGGTYGVSSAGAISRYPEGQTVLQIMFDTDPEKKDHLNAIILKELEGIAANGPRESDFIKVKEYMNKSFNENLKENRYWTNILDQLYFYGEDMHTGYIDAVNAMTPKDVQEFTAELLKQGNLKTIIMIP
- a CDS encoding nucleoside phosphorylase; this translates as MRIIPESELIINSDGSAFHLHIRPDQLADKIVMMGDPGRVTMTAGFFDHIECDVSSREFHTVTGTYKGKRITALSHGIGTDNIDIVLTELDALANVDFNTRMVKEEFRQLTMVRVGTSGGMQPHCPVGSYVISEKSIGFDGLIHYYANAHTIREEDFEEAFQKHVNWSPFHCSPYVVSADEELVERIGHDMIRGVTISAIGFYGPQGRHVRLPLADPDLNAKIESFRFGDHCITNYEMESSAVAGLGKMMGHKAMTVCAIIANRVALESNANYKGSTEELIKIVLDRI